ATCAACTATTTTGACATCATTTTCTTGTCTGCTGCAGTCTTTTGGGGCATTTAGCATTACTGTGCTTTTTATGTTTAATTTGTGACGTTTGATTGAATTTGGCTGACTCGTTATGGACTCTTTTGGAGACTATTGTCTAATTTAAGTGAACAGCCGCAAGTCAGACTAGACCCCGATCGTAATTACAGTGATACAGTAACAATCTGTAAAGTGATCCTTGTTACCGGCTTGAAACCAAACAACTTGCTGACTGTTTCACCTGTGAAGGCATCAAAAGCTCTGACTATATGGGTAAAGAGATTTATAGTGGTCCTGGAGGATCAATATTCCTCAGTCTCGTCAATATGGAGATTTCAGCCGTCTGACTGCAGCGATAGATCGTTGATGTCACAGACAAATAAGGAAAAGAAAGGTGTCTGTTAAGCAAAGAGTTTAATGGGTTTTGTTGAATGCCCAGTTTTCAGAGGGAACGTTATGAAAGACACACGGGAGAACAGTGGCTATGCTCAGAGCAGGTGGGCTAGCCATGAAGCAGTTTGACAAAGGAGAGAGCCCATTGTCCTTTCccaacacaggaacaggaaagcATATCAACAAAGTTAGTAGTCAAATTACCCAAGGACGTCTTTGCTTCTGCAAGACAGACCAATTGTGTCAAACTATTTTATATTACATTTGGATACATATTTTCTCTTTACTTAAATGGTGCCTCCTCGTTCTTTTTAGTACGGTACTAGAATTAATTCCAACAAGGAATAagttttatatgtttttttaaatttacaatttGGTGTTTTAACGGTTTAAAACAAGGGGCACATGGGTGGGggttagaaaataaaaaatgttacCTACTAGTCATAATACAATGCTAAGTGAATATACGAGCAATTGGTGTCTAAAAAACGTCGCTTGGCTGTTTGCTACTAACCTTTCATGTTAGGCTTGGGTTTGTCAGTTTGCTTGCCTGTGGGGGTTTGTGCCTGCTGGCCTTGGCCCCCGGAGGAGGctccctgctgtgctgctttctGTTTCAGCATGGTCCAGTCAAACGTGTAGTCATACTGATGGTTCAGAGTCCTGAAGGGAAAACGCTTGCCATAATTTAATATTCCAAACAACGCAAGAGAGCACAAATCATACCTAAACACGGAGGACGTGCATTTCTTTATATCTCAGCAGATTCAGAACTTCAATCAAAATTACATATTTCGCCTTTGAACACATGAGTAGATCTGCTATGTATCATTTTAAACAATACTCCACTACTTGAAGTATTTCTTCAGATCTCGGCTCATGAATAATATTTACCACAGCCAAACTGATTTACTTGAAGCCATTTAAATGAAGGTTAAtgaattatatttaaaaaataatctgaTCAACATTTGCTGaatgttacattttaatttaagtcATGTAAACCAGCAGAATCCTAGAATAATTATACGGCTGATATCTAAAGGAAAAGCTGCTGAGCATTTCAGAGGTGTGCTGAAGCATAACTCTAAATAAATGCATCTTGaagattaaatgtgtgtttacctgAAAAGGATGCGGAACAGCTGACGCAAGTACATGTAGTCGGGAGCCTCCTCAAAGCGTAAGCCACGGCAGTAGTTCAGGTACATGGCAAACTCTGCTGGGAAACCCTGGAACAGGCAATATAAGAGGTGAGGCTCTTGGAGACCTGCCTGCCTACACACGCATGCCCCTCTATACTGGACTCACCTTACAGAGGACCTCCACAGGGGTTGACATTTTCTTCTCCGAAATCTTTTCATACTTCTGTTTCTTTGTGGCAGCCTgtcaaaaataaacaacttccattaacacacagacactgatACCATCTCTAAGCTCACCAGTGTCTACTGCAACACACACCACTGAAATGTTCTGATAAAACGCATCGACAACAGTTCACTGGACCCGCGCTGTTGAACTCTAAAAGCTTAATAAACACTGTATCAGCTCCTTTAACCCAAAATGCACAACAGACAAAACAACTGAATATCAGCTGTGTAATGTTCACCCAACACaatttaaaagtgtgtgtgtgtatgtatgtatacacacacatatatacatacacacacacacacacacacacatatatatacatacatacacacacacgcacacacacatattcatatttatatatttatatatatataaaaataaaagtacaaGTTTGTCAGGGGTGAGTGGTAATTCATACCTTCAGTCCTTGCCATGGTAGACTGGTTCTGTTGAAATACATAAGCACGTAGCCCAGCGACTCCATGTCGTCACGGCGACTGCAAGATCAATGTGTTTGTTTAGTCTTTTTATCATATGATTTTAAAGTCTGGAAGACTGGGCTTTATTTGTTACTGTAATGAAATGGGAATGAAGAAAAATAGTTAAACTTCTTTAAAACCCAGAACAAACCCCCTTGTGGGATCTCAACCTGTCTCGTTAAGAAGCAATGCTGACTGAACTaatgtttctctccctctcctctttcccctcctcctcctctcctctacctccacttcactctacttctcctctcctttacccctctcctctcctctctctctacccagccggccatcagcaggagggtccccctacatgagcctggtcctgctcaaggtttcttcctgttaaaggggagtttttccttgccactgttgcttgtctggggtcaggccctgggattctggaaagcgccttgaaacaattttgattgtataagacgctatataaataaagattgattgattgattttgagCAAATAGGACAAATGTTGTAAATTGCCATTTGGGTGAGGGTCTTAATTTTAAATGGTGGACAGAACATTTCAAAAAGTATCAGCCAACAGAAACATGAAGGTTTTATatacagagcagaacagaaaagATGATCATAAATCTTTGGGAATGACGCCACTAGACACAATGTCAcaataactaaaaaaaaaactgttttaagCTGTTTGGGGTTGATCAGCTTCCTGTTCGATAATGAATAACTGAAGGTGTCGGCATTTCTTGAAGAGGTCACGGAGGAGCGTGAAGACGCACCTCTGCTCGATCCCCAGGTGTGCATTGATGGAGGCGTAGCGAGCTGTGCCAGTCAAGTTCTTGTCTTCTCTGTAGGGTATGTGCTGCCGAGTGCGGTTGTCCCGGTACTTCTTCGCCAAACCAAAATCAATGAGGAACAACTGACAATCAAAGAGAACACGCACGTTAAAATCATTGTGCACATTAGCCTCCATTACAGAAAAACCACACAAATGTTCAGTGTTATAAACACTTTAGGATAAAACTATACATGAAAAGTTCTTTCTTGAGTAAACATTCTTCACATTTCATTCTAAAGCCTGGCAATAACAAGTTCTGAAATTtctgtattattattactttGTGAATATTTGTATAATCCCACAGGAGCCTACGGAGACACAAGTGTCACAAACACTCTGAATTCCCTAAACTACTTTCTCTCTGTTTGACCTGAACTTATCAAGTCCCGAGGTGACGTATACGGAGCACCTAATGTGGTGATGAGGGTAAAGATAAAACGATGGACCACCTAAAGTGATGCTTGCTTTTCCTGCATCAAAAGGTAACAAAACAAGTTTAAGAGCTCCAGAACTATAAAAACTAGTCCTTTGTTACATGTAATCAGTCCTGAACAAGCAAATTTTTGATGAGCAATAAAACTGTCATGACTGTGTACTTTTGAAATACCTTTACCCTAATATTTACGTGACAACACAGACCGCTGATAAAGTAGTGTttgaaaacaagcaaacacatTACAAATATGGTCTGGGTGGCACTCTGTCTATACTATTAAACTATCCTTGACGGGGAAACCGGTCAGGGTTCTGATGCAACTTAATATTTAGGTATTTAACATCAAGCCAGGAAAGAACAAATAGTAACTTGTTACTTCACATCACCTTCCCACATCGTGATGTATATGGTCCAAACTACTGGTACACGTAATTAGAAATGATGGAAGTGTCAGAACCAAAcaacttttaatgtttttagttGTCAAAATGAAACTTTATAGTTATGACGATTCTGAGTTTATTTAGGAAAAATGTTGGTGCCACATAAATATAAGAAAGGCTCTGATTAATTTACCAAAATAATAAACTTGACTAGGGATCATCCTCAACTAGAATCCATTTTCTGATGATCCATGAAAAAGAAGTTGTTCAAGCAATTCCCACAATCTGAATATGTAACcgaagctttaaaaaaaataaaaaataatgaactACCTACTTGCTCATGACCCAGTCTAGTCACGAGTGCAAACACACAGTTGGATTCATAATCAAAACAGTTGGTGCGTAACTTTAAAGCACCAAAATCAAGGCTTTAAAAATGCTCCAGACTGTTGCTCAGCAACCCTAGCACATCATTTTCAGCCCAACCACATTACAGACCCATGAAGGCCACATCTTACAGCTTTTATCgtggaaaaaatacaaaattcATACAAGAAAAGGAGGCCCATAAATGTTTGTTATGGATTTTCACGCTAACGACACTCATTTAAAAGATTTCACTATACATTTCACAAGTGCCTTGTGGACATGCGCAGGACCACCAGAACCATGGCAACTAGCACAACTCACGACGGCACATTGAGTTTTTGCTTGCAACTTGTTGCGTCTGCTGACGTAGCAGCAGTTTGACGGTGTAGCAGTCAAGTGGCGTCATgtagtgcagcagcagaagcttcaTATTGTGCGACGGCCCGTTTCTGTCACCATTAACCGTGGTAAAGCACTGGATGGGTTTGGGACAAGACTGACACATGTGATACATTTCTATGACAAATCCTTTATAGCAAAAGCATGAGTAAAAGAAGCAGCCCTGCGGAACATTTCAGCCTGAGTAgcaaataaaaagcagcatGGTCTGAACTACGTGGGAGCTCTGTGACTGAATCAACTGAACCAAAAATATCCACTTTGTGTGGAAATACTTGGAGCAGAGAAGAGAGCGAGCATGAGTGAGTGTGGGCTGGGGCATTTAAAAGTGTCTAAAATTATTAAAGCCATGACCcacaatgacagacagacaagtatagataaaatattgttttaaatgGAAGATTGGAATATTGTTCTAATTTATGACAAATATGAACATTTAACAGAAGTTATGAAATTAATGAAACCTATGTAATATATATAATCGAGCGTCAGGGATACAAGGATGCTGTGAAACAAGGAAAATGACCTATGGAATAAACttgctttatttttctaaaGCGACTTGATCTGACCTCCCACTGAGAGGTGGGCAGCTGTTTTTTGTCCTCCCGCTCATACGCCATCGTACTGACGTAATCATTGAATATTCAAGTGTGCCGGAACACTGCAAGGTAAAGGATGGACAGAACGGACATAGCTGAGCAAAGGTGAATGGAACCTGTGGCAAATCTGGTCATACAAGCTACAGTCGGAGGAGGCGAGCCCTTATTGCCC
This genomic stretch from Takifugu flavidus isolate HTHZ2018 chromosome 9, ASM371156v2, whole genome shotgun sequence harbors:
- the csnk1a1 gene encoding casein kinase I isoform X4, which codes for MASSSGSKAEFIVGGKYKLVRKIGSGSFGDIYLAINITNGEEVAVKLESQKARHPQLLYESKLYKILQGGVGIPHIRWYGQEKDYNVLVMDLLGPSLEDLFNFCSRRFTMKTVLMLADQMISRIEYVHTKNFIHRDIKPDNFLMGIGRHCNKLFLIDFGLAKKYRDNRTRQHIPYREDKNLTGTARYASINAHLGIEQSRRDDMESLGYVLMYFNRTSLPWQGLKAATKKQKYEKISEKKMSTPVEVLCKGFPAEFAMYLNYCRGLRFEEAPDYMYLRQLFRILFRTLNHQYDYTFDWTMLKQKAAQQGASSGGQGQQAQTPTGKQTDKPKPNMKEAKTSLGF
- the csnk1a1 gene encoding casein kinase I isoform X5, translating into MASSSGSKAEFIVGGKYKLVRKIGSGSFGDIYLAINITNGEEVAVKLESQKARHPQLLYESKLYKILQGGVGIPHIRWYGQEKDYNVLVMDLLGPSLEDLFNFCSRRFTMKTVLMLADQMISRIEYVHTKNFIHRDIKPDNFLMGIGRHCNKLFLIDFGLAKKYRDNRTRQHIPYREDKNLTGTARYASINAHLGIEQSRRDDMESLGYVLMYFNRTSLPWQGLKAATKKQKYEKISEKKMSTPVEVLCKGFPAEFAMYLNYCRGLRFEEAPDYMYLRQLFRILFRTLNHQYDYTFDWTMLKQKAAQQGASSGGQGQQAQTPTGKQTDKPKPNMKG
- the csnk1a1 gene encoding casein kinase I isoform X1 — translated: MASSSGSKAEFIVGGKYKLVRKIGSGSFGDIYLAINITNGEEVAVKLESQKARHPQLLYESKLYKILQGGVGIPHIRWYGQEKDYNVLVMDLLGPSLEDLFNFCSRRFTMKTVLMLADQMISRIEYVHTKNFIHRDIKPDNFLMGIGRHCNKCLDSSVGKRKRSLAVSSSQDPSFSGLNQLFLIDFGLAKKYRDNRTRQHIPYREDKNLTGTARYASINAHLGIEQSRRDDMESLGYVLMYFNRTSLPWQGLKAATKKQKYEKISEKKMSTPVEVLCKGFPAEFAMYLNYCRGLRFEEAPDYMYLRQLFRILFRTLNHQYDYTFDWTMLKQKAAQQGASSGGQGQQAQTPTGKQTDKPKPNMKEAKTSLGF
- the csnk1a1 gene encoding casein kinase I isoform X2, which gives rise to MASSSGSKAEFIVGGKYKLVRKIGSGSFGDIYLAINITNGEEVAVKLESQKARHPQLLYESKLYKILQGGVGIPHIRWYGQEKDYNVLVMDLLGPSLEDLFNFCSRRFTMKTVLMLADQMISRIEYVHTKNFIHRDIKPDNFLMGIGRHCNKCLDSSVGKRKRSLAVSSSQDPSFSGLNQLFLIDFGLAKKYRDNRTRQHIPYREDKNLTGTARYASINAHLGIEQSRRDDMESLGYVLMYFNRTSLPWQGLKAATKKQKYEKISEKKMSTPVEVLCKGFPAEFAMYLNYCRGLRFEEAPDYMYLRQLFRILFRTLNHQYDYTFDWTMLKQKAAQQGASSGGQGQQAQTPTGKQTDKPKPNMKGF